A section of the Dehalobacter sp. DCM genome encodes:
- the rlmD gene encoding 23S rRNA (uracil(1939)-C(5))-methyltransferase RlmD has protein sequence MGHSRTNTTKESINRIEIIRLSSDGSGVGYLDGKTTFVQGMLPGEKGKVRITTEKKNYQRAEVVEITEFSPERQDPPCGVFGACGGCDLQHMHYAATLIWKRRWVTDVLQRIGGLQNISVEPVLGMDTPWRYRNKALLHRDESGQWGYYREKSTDVVLFSDCLLLSERTNARIDRFQTIMGASCPGIRTATFRESSRGKGLILLEGNTDEEKEALGARIREMKNSDELAPDTCSILFPKENKEYAGSGPLFLNTYMDDLRFKVSPGAFLQVNPSQTEKLYAHVLAWADLRGEETVWDLYCGIGTISLMLARKAGHVIGVEENPDAVTDAEYNAEFNKVTNVRFIQGKTEKQLDKLERSSGKPDLVVVDPPRAGMDQAVIERLLKIQPDRIIYVSCDPGTLARDLKLLTQGTGEVDGIYSVKKIQPVDMFPWTRHVETIIKMTKCGSEGKK, from the coding sequence ATGGGTCATAGTAGAACGAACACAACGAAAGAATCAATAAATAGGATTGAAATCATACGCCTCTCCTCTGATGGCTCCGGCGTGGGGTACTTGGATGGCAAGACAACCTTTGTTCAGGGCATGCTGCCGGGCGAGAAGGGGAAAGTCCGTATTACAACTGAGAAAAAGAATTATCAGCGGGCTGAGGTCGTTGAAATCACGGAGTTTTCGCCGGAAAGGCAGGATCCTCCCTGCGGGGTATTCGGTGCCTGTGGTGGTTGTGATCTCCAACACATGCATTATGCAGCGACGCTCATATGGAAGCGGCGCTGGGTAACAGACGTTTTGCAGCGGATCGGCGGGTTGCAGAATATTTCAGTAGAACCGGTTCTCGGTATGGATACTCCCTGGCGTTACCGTAATAAAGCATTGCTGCACCGGGACGAGAGCGGGCAATGGGGCTACTATCGGGAAAAAAGCACGGATGTGGTCTTATTCTCCGATTGTCTTTTGTTATCAGAGCGAACCAATGCGCGCATTGACCGATTTCAAACGATCATGGGAGCATCTTGCCCAGGTATCCGCACGGCGACCTTTCGCGAAAGCAGTCGGGGAAAAGGTCTTATTTTACTGGAAGGCAACACCGACGAAGAGAAGGAAGCACTTGGGGCTAGAATCCGGGAAATGAAGAATTCCGACGAGCTCGCTCCGGATACTTGTTCCATACTCTTTCCAAAAGAAAATAAAGAATACGCTGGCAGCGGCCCGTTATTCTTAAACACCTATATGGATGATTTGCGTTTTAAAGTCTCCCCGGGGGCATTTCTCCAAGTTAATCCGAGTCAGACCGAAAAGCTTTATGCCCACGTTTTGGCCTGGGCAGACCTTCGTGGGGAAGAAACGGTCTGGGATCTCTACTGTGGTATTGGAACCATCTCTTTGATGCTTGCCCGCAAGGCCGGCCATGTGATCGGGGTGGAGGAAAACCCCGATGCGGTGACGGATGCGGAGTACAATGCAGAATTTAACAAAGTCACCAATGTGCGATTCATCCAGGGTAAGACTGAAAAGCAACTGGATAAGCTGGAGCGATCATCCGGTAAACCTGACTTGGTCGTTGTCGATCCGCCGCGTGCCGGTATGGATCAGGCTGTTATCGAAAGACTTCTGAAAATCCAGCCTGACAGGATTATCTATGTTTCCTGCGATCCCGGAACACTTGCCAGGGACTTGAAGCTCCTAACCCAGGGGACGGGTGAAGTGGACGGGATTTACTCGGTCAAGAAGATACAACCTGTTGACATGTTCCCGTGGACGAGACACGTTGAAACGATAATAAAGATGACGAAATGTGGTTCGGAGGGCAAAAAGTAG
- a CDS encoding sodium/proline symporter: MEGGQVQILIAMVIYIAVVIGIGIYYAKRANESSDNYLIGGRKMGPWVVAMGAEASDMSGWLLMGLPGVAYFVGMSDAIWTAIGLAIGTYLNWLFVAKRIRVYSHIAGDAITIPDFLSNRYKENKKVIMTIAALFILVFFTVYASSCFVTVGKLFSTLFHIKYAYIMILGALFVVAYTFIGGFLAETASDFMQGIIMIFALGAVLITGVVTAGGIAAVAENARAIPGFFDFFGIASPTLVDGVQQIGANGKPLFGEAGVYGWLTIISTMSWGLGYFGMPQVLLKFMSIKKASDLKLSRRIAIIWVVISLTAAVAIGMIGRILFPTELLTASAAESIFIVMSTNFFVPFFAGIVMAGILAATISSSDSYLLIAASAFSKNIYQGIMKKEASDKAVLWVSRITLVIIAIIAMIIALDENSVIFRVVSFAWAGFGATFGPVMLFSLFWKRVTRPGAIAGMVAGGGMVFIWKLLIKPIGGVFGIYELLPAFVVSCLAIVIFSLLTKEESKEIQDEFEMARTYHGE, from the coding sequence ATGGAAGGTGGACAAGTACAGATTCTGATTGCAATGGTCATCTACATTGCTGTTGTTATCGGAATCGGGATTTATTATGCCAAACGTGCCAATGAAAGCAGTGACAACTACTTGATTGGCGGAAGGAAGATGGGACCCTGGGTCGTCGCCATGGGGGCGGAAGCATCCGACATGAGCGGCTGGCTTCTGATGGGACTGCCGGGAGTGGCCTATTTCGTCGGTATGAGTGATGCTATCTGGACTGCGATCGGTCTGGCTATCGGTACATACCTGAACTGGCTGTTCGTAGCCAAAAGGATTCGTGTGTACTCGCATATCGCTGGGGATGCGATCACGATCCCGGATTTTCTAAGTAATCGCTATAAAGAAAATAAGAAAGTCATTATGACCATTGCGGCCTTATTTATTTTAGTATTCTTCACGGTTTATGCTTCAAGTTGTTTTGTCACCGTCGGCAAGCTCTTTAGTACGCTTTTCCATATCAAATATGCGTATATCATGATCCTGGGTGCCTTATTTGTTGTCGCCTATACTTTTATCGGCGGCTTTTTGGCTGAGACAGCTTCCGATTTTATGCAGGGCATCATTATGATCTTTGCCTTAGGCGCGGTACTGATCACGGGTGTGGTTACGGCCGGTGGAATCGCCGCCGTTGCAGAAAATGCGCGAGCCATACCGGGCTTCTTTGATTTCTTTGGCATTGCCTCACCGACATTGGTTGACGGCGTCCAGCAGATCGGCGCCAATGGCAAACCCTTGTTTGGCGAAGCCGGCGTATATGGCTGGCTGACGATTATTTCCACAATGTCTTGGGGATTAGGCTATTTTGGCATGCCCCAGGTTCTATTGAAATTTATGTCGATTAAGAAAGCCAGTGATTTAAAGCTGTCCAGACGGATTGCGATCATCTGGGTCGTCATTTCTCTCACAGCAGCGGTGGCCATCGGTATGATCGGCCGGATCCTGTTCCCGACGGAACTGCTGACTGCCAGTGCGGCTGAAAGTATCTTTATTGTCATGTCGACGAATTTCTTTGTTCCCTTTTTTGCGGGGATCGTGATGGCGGGTATCTTGGCAGCAACCATCAGTTCATCCGACTCGTATTTGCTGATTGCGGCTTCGGCGTTTTCCAAAAATATTTATCAGGGGATCATGAAAAAAGAAGCGTCGGATAAAGCCGTCTTATGGGTATCCCGGATCACCTTGGTCATTATCGCTATCATTGCTATGATTATTGCGTTGGATGAAAACAGCGTTATTTTCCGGGTGGTATCCTTTGCCTGGGCCGGCTTCGGTGCGACCTTCGGGCCGGTTATGCTGTTCTCCCTGTTCTGGAAACGGGTCACCCGTCCCGGTGCCATCGCCGGTATGGTGGCCGGCGGCGGCATGGTCTTCATCTGGAAGCTCCTGATCAAGCCAATCGGTGGTGTTTTCGGGATTTATGAACTGCTTCCCGCCTTTGTGGTATCCTGTCTGGCTATCGTCATCTTCTCTCTGTTAACGAAAGAAGAATCCAAGGAAATCCAGGACGAGTTTGAAATGGCCAGAACGTATCACGGAGAATAG
- a CDS encoding helix-turn-helix domain-containing protein encodes MPKKRYSIVLTDQERQQLMKTIKCGASPAKAILRANIILLLDESTDKHMSVHEIADVLNTSPTTVIKVKKAFCEKGAGDTISRKKRSKPPVEAKITGDVEAKIIALSCGEPPAGFSRWTLRLLADKSVELDIIDQISYVSVGSILKKRIETTSP; translated from the coding sequence ATGCCTAAGAAAAGATACAGTATCGTTTTGACTGATCAAGAACGGCAGCAATTAATGAAAACCATTAAATGTGGCGCTTCTCCTGCTAAGGCTATTCTTCGCGCTAATATCATTTTGCTTCTGGATGAATCCACCGATAAACATATGAGTGTCCACGAGATTGCCGATGTATTGAATACTTCTCCTACTACAGTAATAAAAGTCAAAAAAGCTTTCTGTGAAAAAGGGGCCGGCGACACTATCAGTCGTAAAAAGAGGTCTAAACCACCGGTAGAAGCCAAAATTACAGGTGATGTAGAAGCGAAGATTATCGCCCTCAGCTGCGGTGAACCACCAGCCGGTTTTTCCCGCTGGACTTTGAGGTTACTGGCTGATAAGAGTGTTGAACTTGATATTATTGATCAGATTAGTTATGTCAGCGTGGGCAGTATTTTAAAAAAACGAATTGAAACCACATCTCCGTAA
- the gatC gene encoding Asp-tRNA(Asn)/Glu-tRNA(Gln) amidotransferase subunit GatC — MKLSRVEVEHVALLARLQLSEGEVELYTEQLNSILGYAEMLQKLDTDQVPPTAHAVQLYNVLREDEVKPSMSQEKVLQNAPDQEDGFFRVPRIV; from the coding sequence ATGAAGCTTTCCAGAGTAGAAGTTGAACACGTTGCTCTTTTGGCCAGGCTGCAGCTGTCCGAAGGGGAAGTGGAATTATATACCGAGCAGCTCAATTCAATCCTGGGGTATGCCGAAATGCTCCAGAAACTGGATACGGATCAGGTTCCACCGACAGCCCATGCGGTACAGCTTTATAATGTCCTGCGGGAGGATGAAGTGAAGCCTTCAATGAGCCAGGAAAAAGTACTGCAAAATGCTCCGGATCAGGAAGATGGTTTCTTCCGGGTTCCTCGGATTGTCTAA
- a CDS encoding AAA family ATPase, protein MFFFFFNNDAIIEECDRLLEKGDIKPVSQIDQEYIMFRKRFGPDVLKSIEGEELIETIFNVMNHDGLAYWLEFKNDEMIDTRQYGSIAGGSSLKYIMYKRKSDNNWMTGSPQKQVVLSLADAIEKGKKIRDAIVRGAEQISKFENPEYKDYIALQQSLDSDEDVKIGGYGWIHKYYHMLFPNYIDAFHTTGWQKHALLCYGEKPESESLYALTGQLMKIITETGRPSSHIVRTMVHMYGSPVNYYRIGTRSGSSKTSIWPLMQENSYISIGWAELGDLTQYGQEDSEIRDSLKEPFEKLYPNQPQTISRELNEIIRFFKTIKENDIVVAGDGMQTLGIGRVTGGYEYREGLEFPHLREVEWIFVEQTQLPEAKEGLRTTVNPYRNMDNLLKIRELLSKGSTEQKNTVSSKPAEKPLQSLEGIMKKIDGILERKKQIILYGPPGTGKTYHAEKAAQELAARNIFRKSWKALSDDERKSILGDGRTNGYVRICCFHASYGYEDFIEGIKPRVENGQTLFELRDGIFKRLCSDAIKEPNKSFFLIIDEINRGDISRILGELIMLIESGKRGKTLYLPVSGEPFSVPGNVFIIGTMNTADRSIALLDAALRRRFGFHELMPDYSLLEGINFDALPVSEWLKRLNQRICQHIGRDARNLQIGHSYFMEGEKPITSQNRFRQVIAEDILPLIEEYCYGDYERMAAILDSDFVDVKNQTLQYSLCEGDFTELIGALLKPCPEIRLSEEHDTSDADAIVAGPPEEEEQ, encoded by the coding sequence GTGTTTTTCTTTTTCTTTAATAATGACGCTATCATAGAGGAATGCGATCGACTGTTAGAAAAAGGCGATATTAAGCCAGTTTCTCAAATAGATCAGGAATATATCATGTTTCGTAAGCGTTTCGGTCCTGATGTTTTAAAAAGCATTGAAGGCGAAGAATTAATAGAGACAATTTTCAATGTCATGAATCATGATGGGCTTGCCTATTGGCTTGAATTTAAGAATGACGAGATGATAGACACGAGGCAATACGGCAGTATTGCTGGCGGCAGCTCTCTGAAGTACATCATGTACAAACGTAAAAGTGATAACAATTGGATGACCGGCAGCCCTCAAAAGCAGGTCGTCCTTTCGCTGGCAGACGCGATTGAAAAGGGCAAAAAGATTCGTGATGCCATAGTAAGAGGCGCTGAGCAAATTTCCAAGTTTGAGAATCCCGAGTACAAAGATTATATAGCTTTACAGCAGAGTTTGGATTCCGATGAAGATGTAAAAATCGGCGGATACGGATGGATTCACAAGTATTATCATATGCTTTTCCCGAATTACATTGACGCTTTCCATACAACCGGTTGGCAGAAGCATGCTCTTTTATGTTACGGCGAGAAGCCAGAGTCTGAATCGCTCTATGCATTGACAGGGCAGCTGATGAAAATTATCACGGAGACTGGCAGACCGTCTTCTCATATTGTACGAACTATGGTGCATATGTATGGCTCTCCAGTCAACTATTATCGCATAGGTACAAGAAGCGGATCGAGCAAAACAAGTATATGGCCCCTGATGCAGGAAAATAGCTATATCTCTATCGGTTGGGCAGAACTCGGCGACTTGACCCAATATGGCCAAGAGGATAGCGAGATACGAGATTCTTTGAAGGAGCCATTTGAGAAGCTCTATCCCAACCAACCCCAGACAATATCTCGTGAACTGAATGAGATCATCAGGTTTTTTAAGACAATCAAGGAGAACGACATCGTCGTAGCCGGCGACGGGATGCAGACTCTTGGAATCGGCAGAGTCACAGGCGGCTATGAATACCGTGAAGGCTTGGAGTTTCCACATTTAAGGGAAGTTGAATGGATATTTGTTGAACAAACTCAACTGCCGGAAGCGAAAGAAGGACTTCGCACAACAGTAAATCCATATAGAAACATGGACAATTTACTTAAGATACGCGAATTATTATCAAAAGGCTCTACAGAACAAAAGAATACTGTATCGTCAAAACCTGCTGAAAAACCGCTCCAATCGCTTGAAGGAATTATGAAAAAAATCGACGGTATCCTGGAACGTAAAAAGCAAATCATTCTTTATGGGCCACCCGGTACAGGAAAAACATATCATGCTGAAAAAGCAGCGCAGGAATTGGCAGCGCGGAATATCTTTAGGAAATCATGGAAGGCTCTTTCTGACGATGAGAGAAAAAGCATTTTGGGCGATGGCCGGACGAATGGATATGTCCGTATTTGCTGTTTTCATGCTTCCTACGGGTATGAGGATTTTATCGAAGGAATAAAACCACGGGTTGAAAATGGACAAACCCTGTTTGAACTTCGTGATGGAATATTCAAAAGGCTTTGTTCGGATGCGATAAAGGAACCCAATAAATCGTTTTTCCTGATTATAGATGAAATTAATCGGGGAGATATTTCGCGCATCTTAGGCGAGCTTATTATGTTAATTGAGTCCGGAAAACGGGGGAAAACGTTATATCTTCCCGTATCTGGTGAACCTTTTTCGGTACCGGGTAACGTTTTTATCATTGGAACTATGAATACAGCCGACAGGTCAATTGCTCTGTTGGACGCTGCGCTCCGCAGGCGTTTCGGTTTCCACGAATTAATGCCGGACTACAGTTTGCTTGAAGGGATTAACTTTGACGCACTGCCTGTCTCCGAATGGCTTAAGAGGCTGAACCAAAGAATCTGCCAGCATATCGGCAGAGATGCCCGCAACTTGCAAATTGGTCACTCTTATTTCATGGAGGGTGAAAAACCAATTACTTCTCAGAATCGCTTCCGCCAGGTGATAGCGGAAGATATTCTTCCTTTAATCGAAGAATATTGTTATGGTGATTATGAGCGAATGGCAGCAATTTTAGATTCGGATTTTGTTGACGTTAAAAACCAAACTCTCCAATACTCCTTATGTGAGGGCGATTTTACAGAACTGATCGGCGCATTATTAAAGCCTTGTCCGGAAATACGTTTGAGCGAGGAACATGATACAAGCGATGCCGATGCCATTGTCGCCGGTCCCCCAGAGGAAGAAGAACAATGA
- a CDS encoding CPBP family intramembrane glutamic endopeptidase, which translates to MNPFEEAKWNFWQALYLILLVYIIEFAVGWMRTIENLGFLKGYIRYLEIGFGDALLFFAALFVFTKIRRITAQDLGLGNFNWKSLLAGLIGGIFLFFVVGLLGNLAVDYLGAPVPQSFALVVAGADSIWQALPLVLLGGVIVPLKEELIFRALIYPPLRRGYGKALGMLYTALFFGLLHFDLIRFIPLLVGGIVLTWLYERTKCLWTSVIAHGVWNILMVILMWWQRG; encoded by the coding sequence ATGAATCCTTTTGAGGAAGCTAAATGGAATTTTTGGCAAGCACTCTATCTGATTCTGCTTGTCTACATCATTGAATTCGCCGTGGGCTGGATGCGAACGATTGAAAACCTCGGTTTTCTAAAAGGGTACATCCGCTATCTTGAGATCGGATTCGGCGATGCTCTTCTCTTTTTTGCTGCCCTGTTCGTGTTCACTAAGATACGGCGGATAACAGCGCAAGACCTGGGATTGGGCAATTTTAACTGGAAAAGTTTACTGGCAGGACTGATTGGGGGGATCTTTCTCTTCTTCGTCGTCGGTCTTTTAGGTAATCTGGCCGTAGATTATTTAGGGGCCCCAGTGCCACAGAGCTTTGCCTTGGTTGTGGCCGGTGCAGATTCGATTTGGCAGGCGCTTCCCCTCGTACTTTTAGGCGGAGTCATCGTTCCATTGAAGGAAGAGCTCATCTTCCGAGCTCTGATCTACCCGCCGCTGCGCCGAGGATATGGCAAAGCCTTAGGCATGCTTTACACAGCCTTGTTCTTCGGACTGCTGCATTTTGATTTAATTCGGTTTATACCGCTGCTTGTCGGCGGCATTGTACTGACGTGGCTTTACGAAAGGACCAAGTGCTTATGGACCTCTGTTATTGCGCATGGGGTATGGAATATTCTCATGGTGATACTCATGTGGTGGCAGCGGGGGTAA
- the gatB gene encoding Asp-tRNA(Asn)/Glu-tRNA(Gln) amidotransferase subunit GatB, with product MSFLDKYEMVCGVETHVEMATKTKIFCGCSTEFGGEQNTHVCPVCLGLPGVLPVLNKEVVNLAIKAGLALNCDIAEFSKFDRKNYFYPDLTKNYQTSQYDLPICKNGWLDVMVNGTMKRIGITRAHMEEDAGKLVHSGDTITTSNSSGVDYNRTGVPLLEIVSEPDMRSIDDVLAYLEELVQIMDYAGISDCKLEQGSVRFDINVSLRLKGTETFGTRTETKNLNSFSSVRRCLEYETERQADALDEGLEIIQETRTWDEGRGMTLSLRSKEEAHDYRYFPEPDLMPLVIDRDWVERIRATMPELPTAKRERLQALGLSAYDAGVITASKDMAFFFDQAMATCDDAKLLANWVMGDLSALLKTNGRTFADSPVSPAQLASLVMLIKKGDISGKIAKSVIEEIYSTGKDPETIVKEKGLAQISDAGELEKIIDGILAANEKSVADYKAGKEAALGFFVGQVMKATKGQANPGMVNKLLKEKLAQ from the coding sequence ATGTCTTTTTTGGATAAATATGAAATGGTTTGCGGTGTGGAGACCCACGTGGAAATGGCCACCAAAACGAAAATATTCTGCGGTTGTTCCACCGAATTCGGCGGCGAACAAAATACGCACGTTTGCCCGGTATGTCTGGGACTTCCGGGTGTCCTGCCGGTATTGAATAAAGAAGTAGTCAACCTGGCTATCAAGGCCGGCTTGGCTTTAAATTGCGACATTGCGGAATTCTCCAAATTTGACCGCAAAAATTATTTTTATCCCGATTTAACGAAGAACTACCAGACATCCCAATATGATCTGCCAATTTGCAAAAACGGCTGGCTTGACGTCATGGTCAATGGGACAATGAAACGAATCGGTATTACCCGGGCCCATATGGAAGAGGATGCGGGCAAGCTCGTGCACAGCGGGGACACGATTACCACGTCCAACAGTTCCGGTGTTGATTATAACCGGACGGGCGTACCTCTTTTAGAAATCGTTTCGGAGCCCGATATGCGTTCCATCGATGACGTTCTCGCCTACCTGGAAGAACTGGTACAAATCATGGACTATGCCGGCATCTCCGACTGTAAGCTGGAGCAAGGTTCCGTCCGCTTTGATATCAATGTCTCCCTGCGCTTAAAAGGGACTGAAACATTCGGCACACGGACAGAAACCAAGAACCTGAACTCCTTTAGCTCCGTTCGCCGGTGTTTGGAATATGAAACGGAACGTCAGGCCGACGCGTTGGATGAGGGCCTGGAAATCATCCAAGAAACACGGACTTGGGATGAAGGTCGCGGCATGACACTTTCACTGCGTTCGAAAGAAGAAGCACATGATTATCGTTATTTTCCTGAGCCTGATCTGATGCCGCTGGTGATCGACCGGGACTGGGTGGAACGAATTCGCGCGACAATGCCTGAATTACCGACAGCAAAAAGAGAAAGACTGCAGGCGTTGGGACTCTCGGCATACGATGCCGGTGTCATCACTGCTTCAAAAGACATGGCCTTCTTTTTCGATCAGGCCATGGCGACATGCGACGATGCGAAGCTCCTGGCTAATTGGGTGATGGGGGACTTAAGCGCATTGCTTAAAACCAATGGCCGCACCTTTGCCGATTCGCCTGTATCACCGGCACAGCTTGCCAGTCTGGTCATGCTAATCAAGAAAGGTGATATCAGCGGAAAAATCGCGAAGAGTGTTATTGAGGAAATTTATTCAACCGGCAAAGATCCGGAGACCATAGTCAAAGAGAAGGGACTGGCTCAGATCAGTGATGCCGGGGAGCTGGAAAAAATCATCGATGGGATCCTGGCCGCCAATGAGAAATCGGTCGCTGACTATAAAGCAGGAAAAGAAGCAGCTCTTGGTTTCTTTGTCGGACAGGTTATGAAAGCAACAAAAGGTCAAGCCAATCCGGGTATGGTCAACAAACTTCTGAAAGAAAAATTAGCCCAATAG
- a CDS encoding IS630 family transposase: MKPHLRKCWCIPKNGSAAFVANMEDVLDVYQRGYDPAIPVVCMDEKPYQLLGEIRDPIPASPGSVEKFDSEYQRNGTCSIFLFTEPLGGWRHVFAREHRKKNDWATEIKKMLTVYYPDAEKVCLVADNLNTHRISSLYEAFPAEEAHTLAKRLEIHYTPKHGSWLNIAEIELSALTKQCLNRRINALDILNDQLLFWEIDRNDKQKGVDWQFTTEDARVKLRHLYPKIL, from the coding sequence TTGAAACCACATCTCCGTAAATGTTGGTGTATCCCTAAAAATGGCAGTGCGGCGTTTGTCGCTAATATGGAAGATGTACTCGATGTTTATCAGCGTGGCTATGATCCAGCTATTCCTGTGGTTTGCATGGATGAAAAACCGTATCAGTTACTTGGAGAAATAAGAGATCCTATACCGGCTAGCCCTGGTTCCGTTGAAAAGTTTGATTCTGAATACCAAAGGAATGGAACATGCAGCATCTTTCTGTTTACTGAGCCATTGGGCGGGTGGAGACATGTCTTCGCCAGAGAACACCGGAAGAAAAATGATTGGGCGACTGAAATCAAAAAAATGCTGACTGTTTATTATCCAGATGCTGAAAAGGTCTGTCTGGTGGCAGACAACTTGAACACTCACAGAATATCTTCGCTTTATGAAGCATTTCCGGCAGAGGAGGCTCATACTTTAGCTAAAAGATTGGAGATCCATTACACTCCTAAGCATGGCAGCTGGCTCAATATTGCAGAAATAGAATTATCCGCGTTGACTAAACAGTGTCTTAACAGGAGAATCAATGCTTTGGATATACTGAATGATCAATTGTTATTCTGGGAGATCGATCGTAACGATAAACAAAAAGGTGTTGACTGGCAGTTTACTACTGAAGATGCACGAGTGAAACTGCGGCACCTGTACCCGAAGATATTATAG
- the gatA gene encoding Asp-tRNA(Asn)/Glu-tRNA(Gln) amidotransferase subunit GatA: MILLKSLEALHHMLIGKEISSVELTRTYLNHITVADPSVKAFLSVTADTALAQAADADRKIANGEKLGPLEGIPMAMKDNMCTSGIATTCGSKILKNFVPPYDATVTERLQAAGAVLAGKVNMDEFAMGSSTENSGYHPTANPWDLERVPGGSSGGSAACVAAREVPFALGSDTGGSIRQPAAFCGVVGLKPTYGLVSRYGLVAFASSLDQIGPLTTSVRDNAMVLNAIAGHDPKDSTSVPYATPDYTQFLENNVKGLKIGVPDEYFAAGLDPRVADVIKRAIKTFEDLGAIVESCSLPHTEYAMPAYYIIAPAECSSNLARYDGVRYGYRAETEDMITMFKRTREEGFGQEVKRRIMLGTYALSSGYYDAYYLKAQKVRTLIKQDFDNAFNQYDILLSPTTPTTAYTMGEKSDPLAMYMGDVYTIPVNLAGLPGISIPAGFIDGLPVGMQLISKHFGEGTLYRAAYTFEQNTTYHQEIPALVKEVC; the protein is encoded by the coding sequence ATGATACTACTAAAGTCGCTTGAGGCCTTACATCATATGCTAATCGGCAAAGAAATCAGCAGCGTGGAACTGACCAGGACTTATCTTAATCATATCACTGTTGCAGATCCATCTGTTAAAGCATTTTTATCGGTTACTGCAGACACAGCTCTGGCCCAGGCTGCCGACGCCGATCGCAAAATTGCCAATGGAGAAAAGCTCGGGCCCCTCGAGGGAATACCCATGGCCATGAAAGATAATATGTGCACTTCGGGAATCGCCACGACGTGCGGTTCAAAGATCCTTAAGAATTTTGTTCCGCCCTATGACGCAACCGTTACTGAGAGGTTACAGGCTGCGGGTGCGGTGCTCGCCGGCAAAGTCAATATGGATGAGTTTGCGATGGGATCTTCCACCGAAAACTCGGGTTACCACCCAACCGCTAATCCTTGGGATCTGGAACGCGTACCGGGAGGCTCTTCCGGCGGTTCAGCTGCGTGTGTCGCTGCGCGAGAAGTACCGTTTGCACTGGGGTCCGACACGGGAGGCTCTATCCGACAGCCGGCCGCTTTTTGCGGTGTTGTCGGATTGAAACCAACGTACGGGCTTGTATCCCGCTATGGCTTGGTGGCCTTTGCTTCCTCCCTTGATCAGATTGGACCGCTGACGACCAGTGTCCGTGATAATGCGATGGTCTTAAATGCAATTGCCGGTCATGATCCTAAGGATTCAACCTCAGTACCTTATGCTACCCCAGATTATACCCAGTTTTTAGAAAATAATGTAAAAGGTTTAAAAATTGGTGTTCCTGATGAATACTTTGCGGCCGGACTCGATCCAAGGGTGGCTGACGTGATTAAACGCGCGATCAAAACCTTTGAAGATCTGGGAGCTATCGTGGAAAGCTGTTCGCTCCCACATACGGAATATGCCATGCCGGCGTATTATATCATCGCTCCTGCCGAATGCAGTTCCAACTTGGCGCGTTATGACGGCGTTCGCTACGGATACCGCGCAGAGACGGAAGATATGATTACAATGTTTAAAAGAACTCGGGAAGAAGGCTTCGGACAAGAGGTCAAACGCCGGATCATGCTTGGCACTTACGCACTTAGTTCAGGTTATTACGATGCTTACTACTTGAAAGCGCAAAAGGTCAGGACGCTGATCAAACAGGATTTCGACAATGCGTTTAACCAATATGATATTCTGCTCTCACCGACCACTCCGACGACCGCCTACACAATGGGTGAAAAATCCGATCCTCTCGCCATGTACATGGGCGACGTCTATACGATCCCGGTCAACCTGGCCGGGTTGCCGGGAATATCGATTCCGGCAGGATTTATTGACGGCCTGCCGGTAGGCATGCAGCTGATCAGCAAGCATTTTGGCGAGGGCACGTTGTACCGCGCAGCCTATACTTTTGAACAGAATACCACCTATCATCAGGAAATCCCCGCTCTCGTGAAGGAGGTATGCTAA